In Perca fluviatilis chromosome 14, GENO_Pfluv_1.0, whole genome shotgun sequence, a genomic segment contains:
- the LOC120572381 gene encoding uncharacterized protein LOC120572381 — MKRSLITALILCSISWISVSGSESHTETVEGRPGGEVTLTCSNPSNRDAATLWFRVVNRTKASWISMMTSSTVKPFYSDGFQNGRFNMSTNISTLFLQIKHVDVSDSGLYFCGFYIGGPFNFSAIHFIVNGSDESHDDNDDRKCETESDGTAKLMSLILGALTVLLLLVIIGLVVKNQKLQKAANEEQNPQQPENRASEELNYAAVAFRPKTRKTREVEPNVVYASTR; from the exons ATGAAACGGAGCCTGATAACAGCTTTAATTCTCTGCAGCATCA gcTGGATCTCTGTCTCAGGTTCTGAGTCTCACACTGAGACTGTGGAGGGTCGGCCGGGTGGAGAAGTCACACTCACATGCTCTAACCCGTCCAACCGAGACGCTGCAACACTCTGGTTTAGAGTGGTCAACAGAACCAAGGCCAGCTGGATCTCCATGATGACCAGCTCTACAGTAAAACCTTTTTACAGTGATGGATTTCAAAATGGAAGATTCAACATGAGTACCAACATCTCCACTCTCTTTCTCCAAATCAAACATGTGGATGTATCTGACTCTGGACTGTATTTCTGTGGATTTTACATCGGAGGACCTTTTAATTTCAGTGCAATACACTTCATTGTTAATG GCAGCGATGAATCTCATGATGACAACGACGACAGGAAGTGTGAAA CAGAGTCTGATGGAACAGCAAAGCTGATGAGTTTGATCCTGGGAGCTCTGACTGTTCTCCTCTTATTGGTCATCATTGGTCTGGTTGTTAAAAACCAGAAACTTCAGAAAG CTGCCAATGAAGAACAGAATCCACAACAGCCTGAG AACCGGGCCTCTGAAGAGCTGAACTACGCAGCTGTGGCTTTCCGtccaaaaacaagaaaaacaagagaAGTGGAGCCCAATGTTGTGTATGCTTCTACTAGATAG